In Truepera sp., the sequence GACACCGTGCCGACGGCGCGCGCCAGGTCCTCGGCGTCGGGGCCGTCGCCGCCCCAAAGGGTAGCCGCGTCGCCGGGCCCGACCGGTCCGGCGGCGCCGACGTCCAGCAGCATCTGGTCCATGCAGACCCTGCCGACCACGGGGCAGCGCTCGCCGTTCACGCTCGCCCAGCCCTTGCCCGTGAGCGCACGCGGGTAGCCGTCGGCGTAGCCCATCCTCAAGCTCGCAAGCGTGGTGTCATGCGGGGCTTGCCAGAGCCGCCCGTAAGACACGCTCGTGCCGGCGGCTACCCGCTTCACGAAGGTTATAGGCGCCCTCAGGCGCATGACCGGGGCCACGCGCGGCTCCATGGCGGCCACGTGGTCGCTCGAGTGGTAGCCGTAGAGCACGATCCCAGGACGCACCATGTCGTAGTGCGCCTCCGGGTAGGCCAGTATGGCGGCGGAGTTGGCCGCGTGGCGGAGGGGTGCCTGCAGCCCGTCGCGGGCAAGTTCATCCAGGGCGCTCTCGAACGCCTCGACCTGGGCGAGAGTGGCGGCCCTGGACTCCTCGTCGGAATCCGAGAAGTGGGTCCAGACCCCCTGAAGCTCGAGTTGCGCCGCGGCCGCGATGCGGCGGGCGACGCTAGCGGTGGCGGTCCACGGCAGCCCGAGACGGCCCATGCCCGTGTCGACCTTGAGGTGCAGCCTGAGCTTGCGCGGCAGGTCGGCGGCCAGGTAGCGGTCGACCGACGCCTCGTCGGTGGCCACGAGCGCCACGCCCAGGTCGCACAGCTCCGTGATCACGGCGCGGTCCCTCACCGGGATCAGCAGGAGCACGCCTGCGGCCGAGGCGGCGGCGCGGACGGCTCGCGCCTCGTCCGGCGTGGCCACCCCGAACCACTGCGTGCCCTCGGCGGCGAGCCTGTGCGCGACCTCGGGCAGCCCGTGGCCATAGGCGTTGGCCTTGACCATCGCCATGGTCATGACCTCGGGGGCGACGTGCGTCCTCACGTAGGCGAGGTTCCTGGCGAGCACGCCCAGGTCGACGTCCGCGACGGGATTCTCAGACATGCGGGAGTCTATCAGGAGGGCGTGGCGCGGTGACGCCGGTCGTAGGTTTCCGGGACGAGCGCCCTCAGCGGGTCCAACTGGTGCGCCGCTCGGCCGTCTTGGCCACGGAGGACGCCATGAGGGTGAGGATTATGTAGAGGATCGCCACCGTGTTGAACGGCGGAAACACCTCGAAGTTGGCCGCCTGGAACTCCCTCGCGCGCTGCGTGATGTCTCGCACCGAGAGCACCGAGAGGAGCGAAGTGTCCTTGAGCATGGCGATGAACTCGTTGCCCAGGGGCGGAACCACGATGCGCAAGGCTTGCGGCAGCACGACGAAGCGCGCCGTCTGCCAGGTGCTCAGGCCGAGGCTGCGGGCCGCCTCCGTCTGGCCCCTGCCGATGGCCTCGATGCCGGCCCGGAAGATCTCGGCCATGTAGGCCGCGTAGCCGAGGCTGATGCCCACGATGCCGCGCGTGACGCGCGACATGTCGATGAAGCCGCCCGTGGCGTCACGGATGGCGCCCTGAAGCGGGAAGCCGACGTAGAGGATCACGACCAGCATGGGTATCCCGCGGAGCACGTCGACGTAGAGCTCGGAAACGAGCCTGAGTGGGTGGGAGCCGCTCTGCCAGCTGGCGAAGGTGAGCGACAGGCCCAGACCGCCCAGGAACAGCAGCAGCATCGCCGGGCGTTGCAGCGCCGGCGTGAGGAACGACGTGCGCCACAAGACGTTGGCGCCGGCCGGCACGTCTGCCACCGGCAGGAGCGCCGCGGTCACCTGACCGGACTCGAGGCGCTCGAGGGCGGCCGCGGAATCGACCACGGCGCGGACCGCCTGGGAACCCTCGGCGCCCGGGTACTGCCCACGCTTCACGGGGTCGGAGGCGCTGGCCGGGGTGCCTTGAAGGATGGCCACGCGCCCCTCCGTGTTGCCGATGAGGACGTACTGCTCGTGCGGCCTCGTCAACAGCGCGGCCGCCCCGATCAGCAGGACGGCCGAGCCGATCAGGAAGTTGCGCACGGTGTGTTCGCCCAGCTTCAGGAGCTGCAGGCCCGCCAGCACCAGGCCCAGCGCAGAGGCCGCCAGGTAGGCGACCACGGTGACGAACACCGTGGTCCCGATGCCTGGGACGAGGAACTTGAGCGCGTCTTGGTAGCGGTCCGACGAGGCGAAGAGGTAGACGACGAACGGGAGCGCCGTCAGCAGGATCAGGTAACTCGGCCTGATGTTGCTGAGAACGCCGCGGCGCCGGGCCGTGGGCGAGGGGTTCACCTGGGCCCCTCGACGTGCCTGACCCGGCGCCGATGACGTTTCATGAACTTGGCGGAACTAGCCCTTACGGGGCTTCTT encodes:
- the alr gene encoding alanine racemase; its protein translation is MSENPVADVDLGVLARNLAYVRTHVAPEVMTMAMVKANAYGHGLPEVAHRLAAEGTQWFGVATPDEARAVRAAASAAGVLLLIPVRDRAVITELCDLGVALVATDEASVDRYLAADLPRKLRLHLKVDTGMGRLGLPWTATASVARRIAAAAQLELQGVWTHFSDSDEESRAATLAQVEAFESALDELARDGLQAPLRHAANSAAILAYPEAHYDMVRPGIVLYGYHSSDHVAAMEPRVAPVMRLRAPITFVKRVAAGTSVSYGRLWQAPHDTTLASLRMGYADGYPRALTGKGWASVNGERCPVVGRVCMDQMLLDVGAAGPVGPGDAATLWGGDGPDAEDLARAVGTVSYELLTGLMPRVERNYLG
- a CDS encoding amino acid ABC transporter permease, whose translation is MNPSPTARRRGVLSNIRPSYLILLTALPFVVYLFASSDRYQDALKFLVPGIGTTVFVTVVAYLAASALGLVLAGLQLLKLGEHTVRNFLIGSAVLLIGAAALLTRPHEQYVLIGNTEGRVAILQGTPASASDPVKRGQYPGAEGSQAVRAVVDSAAALERLESGQVTAALLPVADVPAGANVLWRTSFLTPALQRPAMLLLFLGGLGLSLTFASWQSGSHPLRLVSELYVDVLRGIPMLVVILYVGFPLQGAIRDATGGFIDMSRVTRGIVGISLGYAAYMAEIFRAGIEAIGRGQTEAARSLGLSTWQTARFVVLPQALRIVVPPLGNEFIAMLKDTSLLSVLSVRDITQRAREFQAANFEVFPPFNTVAILYIILTLMASSVAKTAERRTSWTR